The Chelonia mydas isolate rCheMyd1 chromosome 1, rCheMyd1.pri.v2, whole genome shotgun sequence nucleotide sequence atcaagatccctctgaattttagctctatcctcctaAGTGTTTGGAATCCCCCCCCtcgctttgtgtcatctgcaaattagAGCCGTTCACTCTCAATTCCTACAATACTGGACCCAgacccctgtggaaccccactagacaCCTCCTTCCAaactgacatcattccattaatagttacactttgtttgtggttgtttaaccaattatgtatccgcCTAATGGTAGTTCCGCCAAGACCACATTTCTCCATCTTACtcatcagaatgtcatgtgggactgggtcaaaagccttgctgaagtccaggtatatcatgtccactgcattcccccatccaccaaaccagttatccTGTCacagaaggaaatcaagctggtttggcatgatttgttcttggtaaatccatgctggctgccaGTGATCACCCATCATCCTCCAGGTAGTCGCACATGGAAAGTTTTACACATTattctagtagcttcccaggtatcgaaGTCAGGCTGATGGGTCTATTGTTCcccggctcctcctttccccccttttaaaagatgggcGCCACGTTAGCCCTTCTcgagtcttctgggacctctcctgtcatccatgagtttgaaaatattattgccggtggctctgagatttcttcagctaattccttccgTACCCTGGGGTAaatagcatcaggccctgctgacttgaactCCTTcagattggtcagaagatctctgacctGTTCTTACTTATCCTCATCTGCATcctttcccctttattgtctgtgATAACTTCTCTAGTTCTCCGGTCACATGTTATTTTTGTGtggagactgaagcaaaataggcattgagTTGCTCTTCCTCCCTATCATCTTCCATTACCAGCTCACCCCAGGCGCTTATATGTCTCCATCACCATGACATCTGAGCACCTGACAGACATCAGATGGCCTGACTGTCATTTACACTAAAGTCACCTGACACTGCTCTGGCAGGAGGAAGCAGCCTGCAAGTAGCTGCAAGGTACGTCTATGTTAAGGCCCCATTACATAGCCAGAGCTCTCTACGGtggccttagggcttgtcttcactacagatgCTTTGCCGATATATCTATAGCAATATAGCTGTGCCGGAAACACCCTCTGAAGGAGACACCGCTTATGCCGACAGAAGGAGTTTGTTTGCCAGAAGAGTTAAACCACCTCCCCAGATGACATAAGCATGCTTGGAAGGATGCAAATTTCTTTAGAAAATGTCAGTAAAGGCAGCTCAGGTTGGGCACCTGAAATCACGAGTCACTTCTGAGGATATCGGCCTGCAGCACTGAGTTCCCACCGCCACGTTCTACCCAAATTGTGCAGGCACATGCCGCAGTGTGAAATGGCCGGCGTTCCTACCATGAGCCCTCGCCAGTGTGGCGTGCTTGTCCCAGAGCCCTTTCCCCCTAGGCAGGCTGGAAATCCCATTACTGGTGACAAAACTgggagaattggcaacactgtgaTCGACTAGGGAGTGGGTAGAGTGAGGAGCTCGCCTCAGAAACCGGATTGGCTAGAGGTCTGGTCATTGGAGGAGAGGAATGGCACACCAGAGCAGGGTATTGGTTCCAAGAGCGCCTAGTTGGCTCAAGGTCAATAAGCTGGCATTGGGGAGTGGCTAGAGAGAAGGACCATGTGGCTCATGGAGAACACATGTTGCTGTTGCTGCTGATGGAAGAAAGAGGCCCCGACACAGCCTGACGTTGGGGGTGCAGGCGCCAAGGGATTGGCCCAGAGAGCTGGCCAGGGCACATTCACAGCCGGGATGGGAGAGTGGCCCAGATGTAGCAGAGGAGCCCAAACCAGCACGGTGGCCAGAGGCCTGGGCATCAGGCAACAGAGCTGAAACTGGGGCTTGCCACTCTCAGCTCGTACTGCAAGAGGCAGGAGGCACCAAGTTTGGGGTCTCAGAGACCCGGGGAGGGGCAGCTTGGACTtttagggtacgtcttcactgccacgtaagcccagggttagtgggattTGAGTCAGTTGACCCATGTTAGAGaaccctgggctggagcagctccCCTATATTAAGGATTTTCTAACCTGTGctcaaacctagggctctggtGTCCACGCTACAGTGCACAGACCCGAGTCAAAGTAACCGTGTCCAGGTCTGGATTTAGGGACAGGTGACCCAGGAGACCTCCTGGGGTGCCGGGCTTGGGGGAGCGTTGGGTTCAGGGTGCTGTCTTTGTTGTTAGCCACgaaagggaaaacagaatgtttgaagtaaaatgtttcaggcaTTCTGTATGTGGGTTCATTTTTCACTagcctcctagaatgttctggacctttgtagaatctcagggaaccttccagactttctgagaacgaCATTTCCtttgaacctcctagaatgttgtcagccaggCCCTCGTGTGGAGATAAGGGATGGGGCGTCGCCAgccagtcagtgagatataagaatgaaATGAAGTGAGAGAccagctgcaatattgtgaaccttgttttattgtgtaattgtgaaagtgtacttgtgttttaagacttgaagagtgagTGTAAGGCTAGTGAGATACCAAGTGACTGAAGTTTACAATGCTCAGATGGAACTGGTGCAGTCGAGTAAACCTGAGGCCAGTATCTGACATGAGACGCAAAGCATGGCAAATCAGAttactgacttcaaatttcttgTCTCAATTGCGGTTTGGCAAGGCATTAGAAACTCAGTCAATGGACATTGCAACtgctactactttgatgagaagctgccttgatctCATTGTGGCCTAAGAAACAacggatttgaagatgccatcactgctgccagaGAAATGGTGGAAAATTTAGGAGTTGAGCCTATCTTCAAAGAAACTCGTATTCatcagaagaagagacagtttggttcaTCTCAGCTCTTAAATCCACTGAGTGGGAGTGTGCTCAGATGCTGGTGTGCAGCGCTAAGgggtggcagagagagaaaggctTTCTCATACCTTCTAATTACAGCTCTGGTTTCACCCCTTTCCATATCATTGAGAGCTCTGCTGAGATACCCTGTTCAAATACCAGTATTAATGATCAATAATAACAAGAGCAGTGGGCCTTGTATGCAATCAGTATTCCCACAATTTCCAAACATCACGTTTTAATCATTGGACAACATCCAATGATTGGGAGCATTTCAGCGTTGTTTTTTAGCCTTCCTCTCACAAAATAGCCAAGTTAACTTTTTCTGTAACTGCTCAAGTAAAGTtgcaagtgtcataaatataaagggaagggtaaacccctttaaaatccctcctggccagaggaaaaaccctttcacctgctTCCAAAAGGAACTATATGTTAAATTCACTCAGAGACTACAAGTCCTAACCAAAGAGGGGAGACTGGGgagctgagtctgcagagcagaagAACTGGGTAGTTAATCTCTCGAGAGTGCAGGGGATGGCAGGTCCACTCTCATCTCTAGACACTTTGGATAGAACTTGTAGTCTCTCCGTGAATTTAACATATAGTTCCttgtggaagcagaggttggtaagggaaagaaaacagaagctaatgcatatctagctagattacttactaagttctaagactccgttcctgttctgtccccagcaaaatcatcacacagacagagagagcctttgtttctcccccccctccagcttttgaaagtatcttgtctcctcattggtcattttggtcaggtgccagtgaggttatcctcgcttcttaagcctttacaggtgagaggatttttcctctggccaggagggattttaaaggggtttacccttccctttatatttatgacagcaagaTATGGTGGAAAGATACAATGTACATTCAAGGGAAAATTCTGCCCTagaacacacacagaggttctagTTGGAGTCAGCAGAAGCCACACTTGGGCAGCTGTTCAAGGCTTTTACCAGGTGCTGTTGGGAAAAGGAGCATTGGTGATATTCAGTGTTAAAGGTGAGCCAGTGGTATGGGTAGAATAAGCAATCATCTAAACTTTCATCCCCCAGCTGCTAAAAATAATTAACTTCCACTAAATAATTAACTTCTGCTAATAATTAACTTCTGCTAAAAATAATTACTTGTGTTCATGGCGATTCTGTTCTTCTGGGTCTTGGGCAGGAGTGTCAACGTAGTTGGAAGGAAGGAAGCACCAGAACTTTCAAGAGAACATCTTCTTGTGGGATTTGCAGCCCAAGAGTCTCCAGGGTTCTTGTTAGATCAGAATCCGAAGCTCTGGGTGCCTGTCTGAACCTTCTGCATCTCGCTCATTGCTGTTTAGCATCCTCAAAGCCAAGCCTGGAGTCTCTTTGGATAGAATGGCTCAGCAGCCGGCCCCTGATCTGCTTGGTCTTCATGCCGTATATGATGGGGTTCAGCATGGGCGGCACCAAAATGTAGAGGTGTGCCAGCAGGATGTGGATGTGCGTGGGGATGTTCTGGCCCCAGCGCTGTGTGTAGAAGGAGAACAGCCCCGGGGTGTAGAAGAGCAGGATGACGCACACGTGGGAGCCGCAGGTGCTGAAGGACTTCAGGCGCGCGTCCCTGGAGGAGAGGCTCAGGACGGCCCGGAGGATCAGGATGTAGGAGATGGTGATGAAGATGGAGTCTGAGGCCACCACAAAGGTCGCGGTCGTTATCCCGTAGACATAGTTGAGCATGGTGTCCccacaggccagcttcaccacggcCATGTGCTCGCAGTAGGAGTGGGAGATGACCCTGGGCCCACAGTAGGGCAGGCGGCTGACCATGCACGTCAAGGGGGTCATCAGGCCGATGCCCCGCACAAAGATGGCCAACCCGATCTTGGCAATGATGGGGTTGGTTAGGATGGCGGTGTAACGCAATGGCTTGCAGATGGCAACGTAGCGGTCAAAGGCCATAGCCAGCAGCACCCCCGACTCCATGGCAGAGAAACTGTGGATGAAGAACATCTGGACCACGCAGCACTCGAAGCCGATTTCATGGGAGtggaaccagaagatgctcaggaTCTTGGGCACGGTGGAGGTGGTGAGCACCAGGTCGATgcctgccagcatgcagaggaagtGGTACATGGGCAGGTGCAGGCTCGGCTCCGTCTTGATCACAAAGAGGAGGATGAAGTTCCCCAGCAGGGCCACAACGTAGATGGCACAGAACGGAAAGGCGATCCAGAAGTGGGTGGCCTCCAGCCCCGGAATGCCCATTAGGAGGAAGGTGAAGGGGTTGGAGTGATTGTAGCGTGACATGGCGCACGGCCAGTTTCCAGGACTATTTTGGAGGCTGGAATTGAAACCACACAGCGGGTTAGTGTCAGCAATGAAAACGCTTTGTCCTCTCTGGACCCCAGCTCATGCAGAAAGCCCCTCTCTGCCTTCTCCCATATGGAGAATTGCAGTCCCATcaccccccctccaccagctcctgGGCCTCCCCAGCTTCATTCACCGCAGGATCCAGTTCAAAATGGCCATCTTTTCTACAGCTTTCCTGGGATTTGCTCAAGCTGTGCACATGGAGCTTTTCTCTGTGCTCTTCTCACGGCGGTTTCCCCTCAGAGCTGGACCACAGCTGTACCCCAATTCCAGTTTGGGGGACCTGAAAGGACAACTAGCTCAAAGTCTGAATGACTTTAGTCAACAGCCCAGAAGGGTTTAAACGCCAGAGAAATGGAAGGTTCAGTAGAATCCTGAGATGGGGTCACAAAGGTCTTGATTCACCCCTATGCCTCAGAAGGGGGTAAAGAGCATCTCcttctggggaggggcaggtgatgGCTGAGCCTTGTGGGGGCACTGAATCAGCATGCTCCCCAGGCCTCATCCCTCACTTTCAGGACAGCGTTAGTCAGTTGTGGGGCTGCCCCATGGAGGAGGTAGGATTGCACACACCCTGGGCTGTAGCAGCCTGGATGGACTTCCTACTTGTAGGGGCCTTTGGTCCTGCATTATGCCATGAAAACCTGAGTCATCTGGGAGTTAACTGTGGTCAGTGTGTGTAGATGACAActctaataagaacataagaacggccttactgggtcagaccatctagcccagtatcctgtcatccaacagcggccagtgccaggtgctgtagagagaatgaacaaaaaggacaattttgagtgatccacgCCTTGagtgttgtccagtcccagcttctgtctAGTCAGAGCtacagggacacccagagcatggggttgcatccctgagaatcttagctaatagccactgatggaccaatcctccatggacttatctacttcttcttttgaacccagttagacttttggcctcacaacatcccttgcCAACATGTTCCACATGTTGAGTATccgttgggtgaagaaatacttccctttgtttgttttaaacctgctgccgattaatttcattgggtgacccctggttcttatgttatgggacggggtaaataacacttcctgattcactgtctccacaccagtcctggttttatagacctctaccatatccccccgagtcatctcttttctgagctgaacagtcccggtctttttaatctctcctcatatggaagccgttccaaccccctcatcatttttgttgcccttcaatacactttttccatttctaatatatcttttttgggatggagagaccagaactgcatgcagtattcaaggtgtaggagtaccatggatttatatagaggcaagatgatattttctgtcttattatctatccctttcctaatggttcctaacattccagCTTCTCCgcagtggccttgtcttccttgagtgctcctttagcacctcagtcaTCCAGTGGCCTCATTGATTGTTTGCCAGGTTTCCTGCTCTGCTGTacttaaaactttttttgctgttagtttggagtctttggctagttgctctttaGATTGTGTGttgacctgcctaattatactttcacacttgacttgccagagtttatgctcctttctattttcctcagtaggatttgccttccaaattttaaagaatCCCTTTTTGCCTCCAACTGCATCCTCTACTcggctgtttagccatggtggcattttttggtcatCTTACTGTTTTTATTAGTTTTTAGAATTTATTAGTAtttttagtttgagcctctgttatggtgtttttaaataacttccatGGAGCTTGCAGACATTTCATCTTTGTGACCGTTCCTTTTAATTGAAGTTTAACGAGCTTCCTCTTTTTTATGAAGTTCCCTTTTTTGACgttaaatgctgctgtggtgggcTCCTTTGGTATTTCCTCCCACAAGGATGTAATATGTaacattatggtcgctattactgagCCGTTCAGCTGTATTCACGTCTTGGACCTGATCCTATGCACCtcttaggattaaatcaagaattgcctctctccttgtgggttccaggactagctgctccaaggagCAGTCATTAATGGAgcctagaaattttatctctacaTCCCATCCTGAAgcgacatgtacccagtcaatggGGGAGGTGTAGAAATCCCCtgttattattgagttttctgtaTGTGTAGCCTCTCTATTCTCCTGGAGCATTTCACCAGTTCAGAAATAGCCCGTCCCTTTGGCCTGTTTGGGTTCACTCCCCACGCAGACTGTCCCCTTGGCCTGtgcagaaaattccttcccaacctctgCAGGGAGTCTTATCTCTGCTGTCCTGTTGGTCACATGTTTGCCCTTGTCATATGCCCTGCAACTATGGCTCCCAGCTGGAAAGGGCCAGGGCCTTTCTGGCCTGCCCTGGGGGCATGAACGCACGTCTGCCCAAGGCCAACGCTTTGCTCTAGGTTCCCAAACATTTACACGGAGTCTGAGACAGAGCCGTTGTTGGGTGCGCTCCTCCACTCCCATCCAGGATTGCAGGGACCACTTCCCCTGTCCCTGGCAAGCACATAAT carries:
- the LOC102947191 gene encoding olfactory receptor 52E4 produces the protein MSRYNHSNPFTFLLMGIPGLEATHFWIAFPFCAIYVVALLGNFILLFVIKTEPSLHLPMYHFLCMLAGIDLVLTTSTVPKILSIFWFHSHEIGFECCVVQMFFIHSFSAMESGVLLAMAFDRYVAICKPLRYTAILTNPIIAKIGLAIFVRGIGLMTPLTCMVSRLPYCGPRVISHSYCEHMAVVKLACGDTMLNYVYGITTATFVVASDSIFITISYILILRAVLSLSSRDARLKSFSTCGSHVCVILLFYTPGLFSFYTQRWGQNIPTHIHILLAHLYILVPPMLNPIIYGMKTKQIRGRLLSHSIQRDSRLGFEDAKQQ